A window from Streptomyces sp. NBC_00335 encodes these proteins:
- a CDS encoding N-6 DNA methylase: MPEQKPPTEAPAAPSTPSPPEAAAEVTTPEVTAAEIARLAGVGRAAVSNWRRRHADFPRPVGGTETSPSFALAEVTDWLRAQGKLAEVPLRERVWQYVASHPGGSVAALVKAGSALLLVRDRPMEWLEVSAVSDARMATLLAPAVDRVLALRFGPGHPLGATGPLRPAAMPFLRAAAELAAELGTKGAFEFLLGRHLEANPRQYTLTPDGLATLMATLAGPSVRTVLDPACGTGTLLRAVPEATARHAQDSSPELASLAALRLALQSDAPVRAAAADSLRADAFAPPAAEPVDAVLCHPPFNERNWGHEELAYDPRWEYGLPPRAESELAWVQHALAHLREGGTAVLLMPPAAAARRSGRRIRADLLRRGALRAVVALPAGAAPPYGIPLHLWVLRRPAPYAAPPAGLLLVDTAALADGPGTGPGRAGWAAVHGAVEEAWTAYERGGPAPDVPGVRRVVPVVDLLDDDVDLTPARHLPPPAAGGGVAELTAVRDRLDSTLTRAARLTPPAPPAASPDRTAAAPARLPMTTVGELARAGALLLYTGNGSGAGRAPVLTEHDVSAGTGPSGTLADATETPLLTAPGDVVVPLTGGAGVARVVDAATAGAALGRGLQLLRPDPAALDPWFLAGFLRATANNRRASSHASTTTRLDVRRLELPRLPRTEQEVYGARFRALAEFEDALRLAARLGEQLVQGLYDGLSDGTVRPE; this comes from the coding sequence ATGCCGGAGCAGAAGCCCCCCACCGAGGCCCCAGCCGCCCCGTCCACCCCGTCCCCCCCTGAAGCCGCCGCCGAAGTCACCACCCCCGAAGTCACCGCCGCCGAGATCGCCCGCCTCGCGGGAGTCGGCCGCGCCGCCGTGAGCAACTGGCGCCGCCGGCATGCCGACTTCCCCCGCCCCGTCGGCGGCACCGAGACCAGCCCCTCCTTCGCACTGGCGGAGGTCACCGACTGGCTCCGGGCCCAGGGCAAGCTCGCCGAAGTCCCGCTGCGCGAACGCGTCTGGCAGTACGTCGCCTCCCACCCCGGCGGCTCCGTGGCCGCGCTCGTCAAAGCCGGGAGCGCGCTGCTGCTCGTACGGGACCGGCCCATGGAGTGGCTGGAGGTCTCGGCCGTCTCCGACGCGCGGATGGCCACCCTGCTGGCGCCCGCCGTCGACCGGGTGCTCGCCCTGCGGTTCGGGCCCGGGCACCCGCTCGGAGCCACCGGACCCCTGCGGCCCGCCGCGATGCCCTTCCTGCGGGCCGCCGCCGAGCTCGCAGCCGAACTCGGCACCAAAGGGGCCTTCGAGTTCCTGCTCGGCCGCCATCTCGAAGCCAACCCCCGGCAGTACACGCTCACTCCGGACGGGCTCGCCACCCTCATGGCCACCCTCGCCGGACCCTCCGTCCGGACCGTCCTGGACCCCGCCTGCGGCACCGGCACCCTGCTGCGTGCCGTCCCCGAGGCCACCGCCCGCCACGCGCAGGACAGTTCGCCCGAGCTCGCCTCCCTCGCCGCCCTGCGCCTCGCCCTGCAGTCGGACGCACCGGTCCGCGCGGCGGCCGCCGACAGCCTGCGCGCCGACGCCTTCGCGCCCCCCGCCGCCGAACCGGTCGACGCCGTGCTCTGCCACCCGCCGTTCAACGAACGCAACTGGGGCCACGAGGAACTGGCCTACGACCCGCGCTGGGAGTACGGACTGCCGCCCCGCGCCGAATCCGAACTCGCCTGGGTCCAGCACGCCCTGGCCCACCTGCGCGAGGGCGGTACCGCCGTCCTGCTGATGCCGCCCGCCGCCGCCGCCCGCCGCTCCGGCCGCCGCATCCGGGCCGACCTGCTGCGCCGGGGCGCCCTGCGGGCCGTCGTCGCCCTCCCGGCCGGCGCCGCGCCCCCGTACGGGATCCCGCTGCACCTGTGGGTGCTGCGCAGGCCCGCCCCGTACGCGGCGCCCCCCGCCGGGCTGCTCCTCGTGGACACCGCCGCACTCGCCGACGGGCCCGGAACGGGTCCCGGGCGGGCCGGCTGGGCCGCCGTGCACGGCGCGGTGGAGGAGGCCTGGACGGCGTACGAGCGCGGCGGCCCGGCCCCCGACGTCCCGGGCGTGCGCCGCGTGGTGCCCGTCGTGGACCTGCTCGACGACGATGTGGACCTGACCCCGGCCCGCCACCTGCCGCCGCCCGCCGCCGGCGGCGGCGTGGCCGAGCTGACCGCCGTACGGGACCGCCTGGACTCGACGCTGACCCGCGCGGCCCGGCTCACCCCGCCGGCCCCGCCCGCCGCCTCCCCGGACCGGACCGCCGCGGCGCCCGCCCGGCTGCCGATGACCACCGTCGGCGAACTCGCCCGCGCCGGAGCCCTGCTCCTGTACACGGGCAACGGCAGCGGCGCGGGCCGGGCCCCCGTCCTGACCGAGCACGACGTGAGCGCCGGGACCGGACCCTCCGGCACCCTGGCCGACGCCACGGAGACGCCGCTGCTCACCGCGCCCGGCGACGTCGTCGTCCCGCTCACCGGAGGCGCGGGCGTGGCCCGCGTCGTCGACGCGGCCACCGCCGGGGCGGCGCTCGGCCGGGGCCTGCAGCTGCTGCGGCCCGACCCGGCCGCGCTGGACCCCTGGTTCCTGGCCGGCTTCCTGCGCGCCACCGCCAACAACCGCCGCGCCAGCAGCCACGCCTCCACCACGACCCGGCTCGACGTGCGCCGCCTCGAACTGCCCCGGCTGCCACGGACCGAGCAGGAGGTCTACGGGGCGCGGTTCCGGGCGCTCGCCGAGTTCGAGGACGCCCTGAGGCTGGCCGCCCGGCTCGGGGAGCAGCTCGTACAGGGGCTGTACGACGGGCTGTCGGACGGTACGGTCCGGCCGGAATGA